Genomic segment of Streptococcus australis:
GGATTTTTCTATTCTTCTAGCTATCAAACTCACTTAAATATTCATAGCGTTCGTATTTTTCAAGGAGTTCTTCGTTTTTTTCATCGAGCTCTTTCTGAAGTGTCGCAAGTTTACCAAAATCAGAGCCATTTGCCTGCATCTCCTCTTCAATAGCAGCGATACGATTTTCCAAGGCTTCAATATCGCCTTCAATGCTTGCCCACTCCTGCTTTTCTTGATAGGTCATTCGCTTCTTTTCTTCACGGACTTTGACCACTTTCTCTTTTTCGGCCTTTTGAACTTGATTGACCATCTCTGTTTCAAAAGCTTTTTCGTCAAGGTAGTCGGTGTAATGACCAAAGAAAGTTCGGATACTTCCATTCTCAAAGGCCAGAATCTTGGTAGCTACCTTATCCAGGAAATAACGGTCGTGGCTAACTGTTAAAACAGGCCCAGCAAAACCTTGCAAGAAATTCTCTAAAACTGTCAAGGTCGCAATGTCCAGATCATTTGTCGGCTCATCCAAGAGGAGAACATTTGGTTTTTCCAAGAGAAGTTTGAGGAGATAGAGGCGTTTTTTCTCGCCACCAGACAACTTCCCAATCAAGGTTCCATGTGTCGAACGTGGGAAAAGGAACTGCTCCAGCAACTCAGCGATGGAAGTTGTAGAACCACCGCTAGTCTTGACCTCTTCTGCTACTTCCTGGAGGTAGTTGATGACCCGTTTGCTTTCATCCAGCCCTTCGATTTGTTGAGAGAAATAAGCGATACGAACAGTTTCCCCAATCACAACTTGACCTGCTGTCGGCTCAAGACTTCCTGCTATCAGATTAAGAAGAGTTGACTTCCCGACACCGTTGTCCCCAACAATTCCGATACGGTCTTTGGCTTGCACCAAGAGATTAAAATTTTGTAATATCGGCTTATTCTCATAAGCAAAGGAAACATCTTTAAACTCGATAACCTTCTTACCAATACGGCTAGTTTCAAAGTTCATGGTTAAGTCTGTTTCAGCAACGCCACCTGAAACTTCCTTTTTCAAGTCGTGGAAACGATTGATCCGAGCCTGCTGCTTGGTCGCACGCGCTTGCGGTTGTCTGCGCATCCAAGCCAATTCTTGTTTGTAGAGTTGCTCCTTTTTGTGAAGGAGAGCAGCGTCACGCTCATCTTGTTCCGCCTTAAGGCGAACATAGTCCTGATAATTTCCCTGATACTCGGTCAAGCCTGCTCGGTCCAACTCGAAAATCCGTGTTGATAGTGCATCTAGGAAATAGCGATCATGGGTGATAAAGAGAACCGTCTTCTTGGAATTTTTCAAGAAAAGGGTCAACCACTCGATGGTCGCAATGTCCAGATGGTTGGTCGGCTCATCCAGTAGCAAGAGGTCGTGGTTTCCTAGGAGAACTTGCGCCAACTGAACACGTCTTCTCAGACCACCTGACAATTCACCAACTGGAGTCGACAAATCCTGAATCCCCAGCTTGCTGAGAACCGTCTTGACCTGACTTTCGATTTCCCAGGCTTGAAGGGAGTCCATCTCCGCCATAACGCGTTCCAAACGAGCCTGCTTGTCCTCGCTATAGTTGAGCATGAGGAGTTCATACTCACGAATCAACTGGATTTCCTTGAGGTCGCTGGATAGGACCGTATCCAAAACCGTCTTACTGTCGTCAAACTCTGGATCCTGCGTCAAGTAACCAATCTGATAATCATTCTTAGCCAAGAAAGGACTGACATCTCCATCAAAACCTGAAACTCCAGAAAGAACATCTAAAAGGGTGGTCTTACCCGTTCCATTGACACCAATCAGACCGATTCTGTCCAAATCATGGATGATAAAAGAAATATCCTTAAAAACGGTCTTGTCACCGACGGATTTGCTTAGTTTTTCAACAATAAAATCACTCATTTTTTCTCCCTCAGGTAAGTATGGATGGCTTGACGGTCGTTTTCCAACTCTCCATCGACAATGGCAAACTCAATCTCTGTTAAAATCTCTCCCAAGTCTGGCCCAGGCTGGTAGCCGTACTCTTTAATGAGAATACCACCGTTAATCTGGATTTCTTTCTTATCATGAATGGTCAAACTCTGGTAAGTTTCAGTGATGGCTTGTGGATTGACTTCTTTTCCTTGGGCCTGACGAAGACTTTCAGCTTGTAAAAGGGAATCCAAGTCAAAGCGGTAACAATCGCGCTTGCTCAACTCCCCTTCTTCTCGCAGAACCAAAATAGTCAGCAAATCCTGAACCTGCTTGGCAAATTGACGTGAGGTCTTCCATGCTTTCAAAAAGGGCTGTGCATCTCTAATCTCCAAAGCCCACAAGAGGGTCGCCCAGGCTTGCTCAGAAGACTCAAAGGTGAAGTCCGCCTCTAAATCAAACAATTTTTGAAGCTTTTCTCGACTGTCTGCCATATCAGGGAGATAATCATAAGCTTGACTCTCAATCATGGAAGCCAAGCCAACTCGCCAAAAAGGTGCCAGCAAGAGTTTATCAAACTCAACAAAGGTACGTTCCACAGAAATCTTCTCCAAGAGTGGAGTCAAGGATTTCATCGCTTCAAATGTTTCTCGCTCAAGTTCAAAACCAAGACTGGCCTGAAAACGAAAACCACGCATAATACGCAAAGCATCTTCATTGAAACGTTCACTAGCTACTCCAACTGCTCGTAAGACTTGGTTTTCCAGATCTTTGAGACCATCGAACAAATCGATGATTTCTCCTGTTTCGTCCAAGGCAAAGGCATTGACTGTGAAATCACGGCGCTTGAGATCTTCTTCTAGCGAACGTACAAAGGAAACCGCACTGGGTCTGCGATAGTCTACATAGACATCTTCGGTCCGAAAGGTCGTCACCTCATACTCCTCATCCCCATCTAAAACCAAGACGGTTCCGTGCTCAATTCCGATATCGGCTGTGCGGGAGAATATCTGCTTGGTCTCCTCTGGATAGGAAGAGGTCGCAATATCCACATCATGGATAGGACGATGGAGGAGGGCATCTCGAACAGAGCCCCCAACAAAATAGGCTTCAAAGCCTGCTTCTTTAATTTTTTCTAATACTGGTAAAGCCTTCTGAAATTCAGAAGGCATTTGTGTTAATCTCATAATAAGTGTTCTAATCCATAGACAAGCTCATGACGCTTGACAACTTCTTTAATTCCCAAATTCACCCCTGTCATGAAGGAGCTGCGATCATAGGAGTCATGACGAAGGGTCAATCCTTCTCCCTGATTGCCAAAGATGACTTCTTGATGGGCTACCAAGCCTGGTAGACGGACTGAGTGGATGCGCATACCATCAAAATCAGCACCACGAGCACCTGCAATCAATTCTTCCTCATCAGGCGCACCTTGCTGGATTGATTCCCGAACTTCCGCCATCAGCTCAGCCGTTTTAATGGCTGTTCCACTCGGAGCATCTTTTTTCTTGTCGTGATGGAGCTCGATAATCTCCACATTTGGGAAATATTTGACAGCCTGCGCCGCAAATTGCATAAGCAAGACAGCTCCCAAGGCAAAGTTAGGGGCAATCAAGCCACCCAAATCTTGTTCACGGGAAAATGCTTTTAGTTCTGCAATTTCTTCACTAGTAAAGCCTGTTGTTCCAACTACTGGAGCGAAGCCATTTTCAAGAGCAAAGCGTGTATTTTCGTAGGCAACGGCTGGTGTAGTAAAATCTACCCAAACATCCGCTTCAAAACCAGCCAAGTCAGTCTTATCATTGAAGACAGGAATTCCCTGCCATTCTAACTCAGACTCAAAAGGATCCAAAACTGCGACCAAGTCCAAGTCTGGATCAGCCAAGACCATCTGACAGGCAGCTTGGCCCATCTTTCCCTTAAACCCGGCAATAATTACTCGAATACTCATCTCTACTCCTGTCTAAGATACAAAGGACGTTAGCTGCCCATGAAAAATAGGGAATGGCGCTGACTTTCCACGGAAGGCAAGACAGGCATCTTTTTTCAAGAGGCAGGTAGTCCGTGTTCAATTTCTAAGATACAAAGCCTGTAAGAACAATCTAGACGATTGGTGTATAGCTCAAGGCAATACTGCCTTCTCCAAGGTGGGTTCCAATGACACTACCAAAGCTAACAATTGGAATCTCAGAAGTCACACCACTCTCAATCAAGAGTTGGCGCAAATCTGCCGCCTTTTGAGGTGCGTTACCATGAATGACTGTAATACGGTAGTCCCCACCTTTTGTCAACTCTTTGATGATTTCCACCAAACGTTTAGTTGCCTTCTTTTCCGTACGAACTTTTTCATAAACTTCAATCACCCCTTGGTCATTAAAGTAGAGGATAGGCTTGATACTGAGGAGATTCCCTAAGACGGCAGCCCCATTTGACAAACGTCCTCCCTTAACCAAGTGGTCGAGGTCATCTACTATGATAAAGGCTGAGTTATCAGCGATTTGGATAGCCAACTTCTCCTGAATCTGAGCAAAATTATCGCCCTGTTCTGCCCATTTAAAGGTACTCTCCACCATAAATCCTAGAGGGGAGCTTGTGATATGGGTATCTGGAAAGGCAATGGTCAAGCCATCATACTCATCCAACATGTATTGGATGTTCTGATAAAAGCCTGAAATTCCTGACGAAAGAAAGAGTCCCAAGACATGGGTATAGCCTTCATCTTTCAAGGAACTTAGAATCTCATCCAATTTGGCAATACTTGGTTGACTAGTTTTAGGCAATTCTGCAGACTGAGCCATTTTTTGATAAAATTCCTCAGCAGTCAGATTGACACCTTCAACATACTCCTCCCCATCAATATTGACAGGAATATCCAAGATATATAGATTCTCTCTTTGCAGCGTCTTCTCCTCTAAATAGGCTGAAGAATCTGTAATGACAGCTAATTTCATGACTAAAACTCCAAATTGATCCCTGGAAGATCCAAGGCGATTTCTGTTACTTCATACGTCAAACGATTGAGCATGTTCAAACATGGACGTGCCAAGGTTTCGACTTCTTCTTGGTTAAATTCGCTTGGTTCGTTGACAATACGACCTTCCACATGGTTAACTTGAGAAATTGTTCCGCTGATGACGAATTTGTCAAAGACAATCATAAAGCTCAAGATAACGACAAGCGAAGTCACTTGGTTTTCTTGGTCATGTTGGAGCAACTGAAAGTTCACATCTACCTTGGTTTCAGGGGCTCCATTTTCATTTTCCCATTCAAAGTTACGAGCATCAAAGTGATACTGGCTAACAAATTCTTGTTCTCGTTTAAGATTCATTTTTCTCTCCCATTGCTACAATTTACTATGCAATTGTACCACATTTTTATCATTTCATCTAGTTTTCTAGGCTTTAGTCAATTCCGATTTCATCTTTAACAACCGCAGCAATCGTATCTACGTAGTAGTTAACTTCTTCTGTTGTTGGGGCTTCTGCCATGACACGCAAGAGGGGTTCTGTTCCACTTGGGCGGACAAGGATACGACCGTTCCCTGCCATTTCTTCTTCCATCTTTTCGATGATAGTTTTAATGGCTGGTACTTCCATGGCTTTTTCTTTCATGGCATTTTCCACTCGGATATTGACCAGTTTTTGTGGGTAAATCGTCACTTCTGATGCTAGTTGAGACAAGCTCTTGCCTGTTTCTTTCATGATTTTAGTCAATTGAACAGCTGATAATTGACCATCACCAGTTGTATTGTAATCCATCAAGATAACGTGACCTGATTGTTCACCACCAAGATTGTAGCCTGATTTTCTCATTTCTTCAACGACATAGCGGTCACCAACAGCAGTCACTGCCTTGTTAATACCAGCACTCTCCAAGGCCTTATGGAAGCCAAGGTTAGACATAACCGTTGTCACGATGGTGTTTTGAGCTAACTGTCCTTTTTCAGAAAGGTATTTCCCGATGATGTACATGATCTTATCACCATCGACGATGTTGCCATTTTCATCAACAGCAATCAAACGATCACTATCACCATCAAAGGCCAAACCAATAGCTGACTGGCTTTCTTTGACTAGTTCTTGGAGAGCTTCTGGATGAGTTGAACCAACATTTAGGTTGATGTTAAGACCATCTGGAGTCTCACCGATAACAGTCAACTGGGCACCTAGATCAGCGAAAATCTGACGGGCACTTGTAGCTGCTGCACCGTTGGCTGTATCCAAGGCTACTTTCATGCCTTCAAGAGGCGCTCCAGTTGAAACAAGGTAGCCTTCGTACTTACGCAAACCTTCTGGATAGTCCACTAAGGTTCCCAAGCCCTCTGCACTCGGACGAGGAAGAGTGTCTTCAGCAGCGTCCAACAAGGCTTCGATTTCTGCTTCTTTGTCGTCATCAAGTTTGAAGCCATCCCCACCAAAGAACTTAATTCCATTATCAAGGGCTGGGTTGTGACTCGCTGAAATCATGACACCTGCACTAGCTCCCTCTGTTTTTACCAAGTAAGCTACTGCTGGTGTTGCAAGGACACCGAGTTTGTAGACGTGAATTCCTACTGATAGAAGACCTGCCACTAAGGCAGATTCTAACATTTCTCCTGAGATACGTGTATCACGTCCTACAAAGACTTTAGGGGCTTCCGTTTCATGTTGACTAAGAACATATCCACCAAAACGTCCCAGTTTAAAGGCCAACTCTGGCGTTAGTTCTACGTTTGCTTCTCCACGGACTCCATCGGTCCCAAAATATTTACCCATTTTGTTAATCATCCTTTTCTAAAATTTAGTTTATTCTTGTTTAGACGAGTCTGGTTTTGTTTCTGAACTCGTTGAAGACGAACTGCTAGCTGAGGTGCCAGTTGATGAGGTCGTAGACGAAGAACTCGAGCTAGACGATGCTGTCTTGGTTGTAATTTTCATTGTAGTGTCAAATGGCATAATGACGCTTGGCAAAACATTTCCATTTTTATCAACTGCTTGTAGTGGAACAGAAGCCGAGTAGTTACCTGTTATCCGTTCACTCGTCGGTAAGATGGCAATGACACG
This window contains:
- a CDS encoding ABC-F family ATP-binding cassette domain-containing protein produces the protein MSDFIVEKLSKSVGDKTVFKDISFIIHDLDRIGLIGVNGTGKTTLLDVLSGVSGFDGDVSPFLAKNDYQIGYLTQDPEFDDSKTVLDTVLSSDLKEIQLIREYELLMLNYSEDKQARLERVMAEMDSLQAWEIESQVKTVLSKLGIQDLSTPVGELSGGLRRRVQLAQVLLGNHDLLLLDEPTNHLDIATIEWLTLFLKNSKKTVLFITHDRYFLDALSTRIFELDRAGLTEYQGNYQDYVRLKAEQDERDAALLHKKEQLYKQELAWMRRQPQARATKQQARINRFHDLKKEVSGGVAETDLTMNFETSRIGKKVIEFKDVSFAYENKPILQNFNLLVQAKDRIGIVGDNGVGKSTLLNLIAGSLEPTAGQVVIGETVRIAYFSQQIEGLDESKRVINYLQEVAEEVKTSGGSTTSIAELLEQFLFPRSTHGTLIGKLSGGEKKRLYLLKLLLEKPNVLLLDEPTNDLDIATLTVLENFLQGFAGPVLTVSHDRYFLDKVATKILAFENGSIRTFFGHYTDYLDEKAFETEMVNQVQKAEKEKVVKVREEKKRMTYQEKQEWASIEGDIEALENRIAAIEEEMQANGSDFGKLATLQKELDEKNEELLEKYERYEYLSEFDS
- a CDS encoding CCA tRNA nucleotidyltransferase; this translates as MRLTQMPSEFQKALPVLEKIKEAGFEAYFVGGSVRDALLHRPIHDVDIATSSYPEETKQIFSRTADIGIEHGTVLVLDGDEEYEVTTFRTEDVYVDYRRPSAVSFVRSLEEDLKRRDFTVNAFALDETGEIIDLFDGLKDLENQVLRAVGVASERFNEDALRIMRGFRFQASLGFELERETFEAMKSLTPLLEKISVERTFVEFDKLLLAPFWRVGLASMIESQAYDYLPDMADSREKLQKLFDLEADFTFESSEQAWATLLWALEIRDAQPFLKAWKTSRQFAKQVQDLLTILVLREEGELSKRDCYRFDLDSLLQAESLRQAQGKEVNPQAITETYQSLTIHDKKEIQINGGILIKEYGYQPGPDLGEILTEIEFAIVDGELENDRQAIHTYLREKK
- the dapB gene encoding 4-hydroxy-tetrahydrodipicolinate reductase; the protein is MSIRVIIAGFKGKMGQAACQMVLADPDLDLVAVLDPFESELEWQGIPVFNDKTDLAGFEADVWVDFTTPAVAYENTRFALENGFAPVVGTTGFTSEEIAELKAFSREQDLGGLIAPNFALGAVLLMQFAAQAVKYFPNVEIIELHHDKKKDAPSGTAIKTAELMAEVRESIQQGAPDEEELIAGARGADFDGMRIHSVRLPGLVAHQEVIFGNQGEGLTLRHDSYDRSSFMTGVNLGIKEVVKRHELVYGLEHLL
- a CDS encoding DegV family protein, coding for MKLAVITDSSAYLEEKTLQRENLYILDIPVNIDGEEYVEGVNLTAEEFYQKMAQSAELPKTSQPSIAKLDEILSSLKDEGYTHVLGLFLSSGISGFYQNIQYMLDEYDGLTIAFPDTHITSSPLGFMVESTFKWAEQGDNFAQIQEKLAIQIADNSAFIIVDDLDHLVKGGRLSNGAAVLGNLLSIKPILYFNDQGVIEVYEKVRTEKKATKRLVEIIKELTKGGDYRITVIHGNAPQKAADLRQLLIESGVTSEIPIVSFGSVIGTHLGEGSIALSYTPIV
- a CDS encoding DUF1149 family protein; amino-acid sequence: MNLKREQEFVSQYHFDARNFEWENENGAPETKVDVNFQLLQHDQENQVTSLVVILSFMIVFDKFVISGTISQVNHVEGRIVNEPSEFNQEEVETLARPCLNMLNRLTYEVTEIALDLPGINLEF
- the glmM gene encoding phosphoglucosamine mutase — protein: MGKYFGTDGVRGEANVELTPELAFKLGRFGGYVLSQHETEAPKVFVGRDTRISGEMLESALVAGLLSVGIHVYKLGVLATPAVAYLVKTEGASAGVMISASHNPALDNGIKFFGGDGFKLDDDKEAEIEALLDAAEDTLPRPSAEGLGTLVDYPEGLRKYEGYLVSTGAPLEGMKVALDTANGAAATSARQIFADLGAQLTVIGETPDGLNINLNVGSTHPEALQELVKESQSAIGLAFDGDSDRLIAVDENGNIVDGDKIMYIIGKYLSEKGQLAQNTIVTTVMSNLGFHKALESAGINKAVTAVGDRYVVEEMRKSGYNLGGEQSGHVILMDYNTTGDGQLSAVQLTKIMKETGKSLSQLASEVTIYPQKLVNIRVENAMKEKAMEVPAIKTIIEKMEEEMAGNGRILVRPSGTEPLLRVMAEAPTTEEVNYYVDTIAAVVKDEIGID